One window from the genome of Caloranaerobacter sp. TR13 encodes:
- a CDS encoding YbaB/EbfC family nucleoid-associated protein yields the protein MAKGRFPGMGNFNNMMKQVQKMQKEIAKMQKELEEREVEASSGGGAVTVKANGKKEILDITIDKDVVDPDDIEMLQDLILAAVNEALRKADEMVNSEMQKITGGMPGLF from the coding sequence ATGGCAAAAGGAAGATTCCCAGGTATGGGAAATTTCAATAACATGATGAAGCAAGTACAAAAAATGCAAAAAGAAATAGCAAAAATGCAAAAAGAGTTAGAAGAAAGAGAAGTAGAAGCTAGTTCAGGTGGTGGAGCTGTTACAGTTAAAGCAAATGGTAAGAAAGAAATACTAGATATAACTATAGATAAAGACGTGGTAGATCCTGACGATATAGAAATGTTACAGGATTTAATTTTAGCTGCAGTAAATGAGGCTTTAAGAAAAGCAGATGAGATGGTAAACAGTGAGATGCAAAAAATTACTGGAGGAATGCCAGGTTTATTCTAA